DNA from Leptospirales bacterium:
TATCGATGGCGGTAGTTTGCACAGCAGCCAGGTCTGAGCCGGTGTTGGGTTCAGTCATGGCAATGGCCAGAATCTTGCTGCCATCGATGATCCCCGGCAGCCAGCGCTGCTTTTGCTCATCATTGGCATAGTGCAGAACATAAGGGGCGATGACGTCGCCATGCAGGCTGTGAAAGAATCCGCTGTTGCCGACGCGCGCGCCTTCCTCAATTACGATGGCGTTGTAGTAGAAGTCGACGCCGGCGCCGCCGTACTTCTCCGGAAAGCTGGGGCAAAGCAGACCAAGTTTGCCGGCCTTGCTCCAGATTTCGCGCGGTACGATTCGATCCTGCTCCCATTGGGCGTGGTGCGGGGCGACTTCGCGGTCAAAGAAGTCGGCCGCCATATCGCGATAGCTGTTGTGTTCTTCAGTAAAGGGGATAGCGCGCGCCAGGGCTTTCATCTACGGACCTCGTGGGGCGTCGGCACAATTGCGTGTATATACACGAAATGATCCGGAAAAAAGCCAGAGCATTTTGCACCCTGGCTTCGCTTGCCGGACAACGCCGACCTGCCATTGATTCTGGAGTCAATTTCGCCTTCTGGCGCCGCCCGGGCAAGTCGTTTTCTGCCTGGGGGCCCGTCCCTTAAGACTCAAGGACGGAGGCTGTGACAAAGCGACGGAAGATTTCCAGTTTGCGCAGGCCAAAGACCCGCGTGCGATTTTCGCGCAGCCATTTTTCGACGCCCAGATAGCTGGACCCCGGCTGTTCCTTTTTGCGCAAGGCTACCCCTTCTTCATGCAGCGCACGATACTCGCGTCTAACCATCTCCAATTGCCGTGAATAACTCAGGTAGGAGTCCACTTCCTCGCCCGACAGTTTGCGAAAGCGATCATTCCACCAATCAATCAGTATTTTCTGGAGCAGCTCTTGCGGGTATTCGCGAATCGAGTTGTTGTTGTCGTCCAGATAAAAGATTTCGCCCAGACCGCTTTGTTTCAATTCGGCAACAAGGATGCGATCCAGCACGCGCGGGCCGCAATGATAGAGAAACACATCCGGCCGGTCCACCCCTGGGAAATCGTCCACCAGGCACATAATAGCGGCGTTGTTGATGATATCGACGATCATTTCGTGGTATTCGCCGAGCATCATTTCGCCGACTCCCTTGCGCACAATGGCGGCTGCCGTGGGCAGCGGCATGTGCAGCAATTTGTCCGGGCTCATATTAACATGGTAAGCGCTGCGAAATTGCGTCACGCATTCATCGAAGTAACGAATAGGAATTTCGAGAATATAGTCCGGACTTCGGTTCCAGTCGCGGCTTCCCAGAAGCGGAGTGGCGATGATGCTTGCCCGATTGAGCTTATGCTCGCGAGTTTCCAGCACGATGAATTGAGCGATCGATGATTCGCTGGCATTGACGTTGCGCTGTTCCTCAACGGCGGCGGGCTGCTGTGCAACTTGCTCGGTCTCTCCCGGTGCGTCGCCCAGCAGGGCGGCGATGGTATAGCGCTTCTCTGGATTGAATTCGCAGGCGATCTTGGCGCTGCCGGTGATGCGATCGATTGATTCGCTGCTTACTTCCAGGTAGAGCTTGAGATCATCCAGAAAAGATTCTGTCTGACGCACCAGCTTGTGTACGCCGCGCACAAATTCGCGCTCCAGTTCGGCCGCCATCGAACGCGTATCTTTCAATACCAGCAGCGTATCGAGGACCTTCTGGATTTCGCGCCACTCGCGCTTGGCCGTCTCGTTGAACGTACGAATCTTCTCGTAGTAGCGTCGAAGCTTTACGTATTCGATTTGATTGCGCTGGCCAAGATCGCGAAAGTAGCGGCGCTCCAGTCGTTCCGCTTCTCGCTCCAGGCTTTCGCTGGCAGCAGTCTCGACGTAGATGCGAAAGGATTTCTGCAAACGGTCAAGCGCCTGGTTGAGTCGGTCGGCGGTGGGCGCAATGCCTTCCTGGATCTCCGGCGGCAGGATGGGCGAGAAGAAGCGCTGTCGCAGCAGGTCGGCGACGCTCCAGTGCGGTCGCAGTGCAAGCTCCGCCGATTTTCGGAAATTGCTGTGGTCCTTGAGTTCGCGCGAAGTAAGTTCGCCGCCCTCCGCGCCGCGCGACTCCTCGGTGCGCTCCAGCAGCGCCTGGCGCCGTTGCTGGCGAGCCTCGTCGGGATCGTCGCCAAAGGGGTGCAGGATGGCATCGCCGGCGCTCATAGCATCGATCTAACAGGCTGCCTTTTCAGCTTCCTGACAATTATCGGCCGCCCGGCGCCCTGCCTTCATCCGCAGCCAGCGCGCCAACGCCGTCGCCGGTTCGGCTGCAGCGTGGAGAATTACAGCGCTGGCGCCGGCGTTGGGGCCGGGCCGATGCCGCCATGGTCTCCGCCCGGCGCGGCCGTCTGCGGCGCATCGCCAGGCGCCGACGGATGGATGATTGCGTTCAGCTCCTCGCCGTTCATGCTTTCCTGACTGAGCAGGGTCTTGGCGATGCGTTCCAGCTTTTCGCGATTGTCGCGCAACATGTGGCGTCCGCGTTCCAGCTGCTGGGTGACAATGCGTTTTACTTCCTCGTCAATTGCCGCAGCGGTATCATCGCTGTAGTGCCGGGAATGGGCCAGTTCTCTGCCCAGGAATACATTGTTGTTCTCATCGGTGTAGGATATTGTGCCCAGTCGATCAGACATGCCCCATTCGCAGACCATGCGACGGGCAATGCGCGTGGCCTGCTGGATATCATTGGAGGCGCCGGTTGAGGTATCGCCAAACACCAGCTCCTCGGCCAGAAAGCCGCCCATCGCCATGCAGATGCGATCCTCCCAGTACTTGCTGGGATAGAAGTGCCGATCCTCTTCCGGCAGATAGTGCGTCAATCCGAGCGCCCGTCCGCGAGGAATGATCGTTACCTTGTGCACCGGATCGGAGTAGGGCAGCAGCGTGCCCAGCAGGGCATGGCCGCCTTCGTGGTAGGCGGTAACCTCTTTTTCCTTGGGCGTAAGCATCAGCGACTTGCGCTCCGGCCCCATCATCACTTTGTCTTTGGCTTCTTCGAGCTCATCCATAGTAACGCGTCGCTTGTTGCGCCGCGCCGCCAGCAGTGCGCCCTCATTGATCAGGTTGGCTAGATCGGCGCCGGTGAAGCCAGGCGTGCCGCGGGCGATCTGTGCCAGCACCACATCCGAAGTGAGCGGAATCTTGCGAGCGTGGATCTTGAGAATGGCTTCGCGACCTTTCACATCCGGCACATCGACGACGACCTGGCGATCAAAGCGGCCCGGACGGAGCAAAGCCGGATCGAGAACATCGGGACGGTTGGTGGCGGCCATGACAATGACGCCCTCGTTTTCCTCAAAGCCATCCATCTCCACCAGCATCTGGTTTAGAGTTTGTTCGCGCTCGTCGTGCCCGCCGCCCAATCCGGCGCCGCGCAAACGACCGACCGCGTCGATCTCATCGATGAAGACAATGCAGGGCGCATTCTTCTTGGCCTGCTCAAAAAGATCGCGCACGCGCGAGGCGCCAACGCCAACGAACATTTCCACAAAATCGGATCCGGAAATTGTGTAGAAGGGAACGCCAGCCTCGCCGGCAACGGCCTTGGCCAGCAGCGTCTTGCCGGTGCCCGGCGGGCCCACCAGCAGTACGCCCTTGGGAATGCGGGCGCCAATCGCCTGAAACTTCCGCGGATCTTTCAAGAAGTCGACCACTTCTACCAGCTCCACTTTGGCTTCGTCGCAGCCCGCTACATCGATGAAGGTTACTTTGTTTTTGTCATCGGAAGTAAGGCGCGCTTTACTTTTGCCAAAGGCCAGGGCGCGGTTGCCTGTGCTTTGCAACTGGCGCATCATGAAGAGCCAGAATACAATGAA
Protein-coding regions in this window:
- the ftsH gene encoding ATP-dependent zinc metalloprotease FtsH, with product MNRSLKYLLFAVLVLLVVMYVMTHHPEQSNKPVNLSYSQFRQMLSPEGRESFGEILSLPESESNPTETSLTLQIKPQQISGYYLPHNLRREPDDTPAKLRVKSRPFAVDLIPGSLPDDLTRALDTNGIAYKFVNEEDGGFFSMVAPYLPVALLFIVFWLFMMRQLQSTGNRALAFGKSKARLTSDDKNKVTFIDVAGCDEAKVELVEVVDFLKDPRKFQAIGARIPKGVLLVGPPGTGKTLLAKAVAGEAGVPFYTISGSDFVEMFVGVGASRVRDLFEQAKKNAPCIVFIDEIDAVGRLRGAGLGGGHDEREQTLNQMLVEMDGFEENEGVIVMAATNRPDVLDPALLRPGRFDRQVVVDVPDVKGREAILKIHARKIPLTSDVVLAQIARGTPGFTGADLANLINEGALLAARRNKRRVTMDELEEAKDKVMMGPERKSLMLTPKEKEVTAYHEGGHALLGTLLPYSDPVHKVTIIPRGRALGLTHYLPEEDRHFYPSKYWEDRICMAMGGFLAEELVFGDTSTGASNDIQQATRIARRMVCEWGMSDRLGTISYTDENNNVFLGRELAHSRHYSDDTAAAIDEEVKRIVTQQLERGRHMLRDNREKLERIAKTLLSQESMNGEELNAIIHPSAPGDAPQTAAPGGDHGGIGPAPTPAPAL